One segment of Thermococcus profundus DNA contains the following:
- a CDS encoding NAD(+) kinase, which produces MKFGIVARRDREAALKLAYRVYDFLKVSGYDVIVDRETFLHLREFDEGDVLDLEDFDVDFIIAIGGDGTILRIEHRTKKDFPILGVNMGTLGFLTEVEPHETFFALSRLLEGEYRIDERMKLRTYLDGENSVPDALNEDAILTGIPGKIVHLKYYVDGGLADEMRSDGLVISTPTGSTGYALSAGGPFVDPRLELFVIAPLNPIPLGSMPMVVPSSSEIEVLALPPERDLILAVDGQFYTRLSPDTEIKVKKSPRKARFVRFSNEVYPKYTIRLKRRF; this is translated from the coding sequence ATGAAGTTTGGTATCGTCGCCAGGAGGGACAGGGAGGCCGCGCTCAAGCTCGCCTACAGGGTATATGACTTTCTAAAGGTCAGCGGCTACGACGTAATAGTTGACAGGGAGACCTTCCTCCATCTGAGGGAGTTCGACGAGGGCGACGTCCTCGATCTGGAGGACTTTGACGTCGACTTCATAATAGCTATAGGGGGAGACGGAACGATACTGAGGATAGAGCACAGGACGAAGAAGGACTTCCCGATACTCGGGGTCAACATGGGCACCCTCGGCTTCCTCACCGAAGTGGAGCCCCACGAGACGTTCTTTGCCCTCAGCAGGCTCCTCGAGGGCGAGTACAGGATCGATGAGAGGATGAAGCTGAGAACGTACCTCGACGGCGAGAACTCGGTTCCGGATGCCCTCAACGAGGATGCGATTCTAACGGGGATCCCCGGAAAAATAGTGCACCTCAAGTACTACGTTGACGGCGGCCTAGCCGACGAGATGCGATCCGATGGGCTGGTGATCTCAACGCCGACTGGATCAACCGGCTATGCTCTCTCAGCGGGGGGACCCTTCGTTGATCCGCGGCTTGAGCTCTTTGTGATTGCCCCGCTGAACCCCATACCCCTTGGCTCGATGCCGATGGTAGTCCCATCTTCAAGCGAGATTGAAGTGCTCGCCCTTCCGCCGGAGAGGGATCTGATCCTGGCCGTTGACGGCCAGTTCTACACCAGGTTGAGCCCCGACACGGAGATAAAGGTCAAGAAATCGCCGAGGAAAGCGAGATTTGTGCGCTTCTCAAACGAGGTTTACCCCAAGTACACCATCCGGCTCAAGAGGAGGTTCTAG
- a CDS encoding flippase-like domain-containing protein has protein sequence MDWRKLLPFMAAVVVIALLVWWAGAEGVAEVLKRSDVVMLLLAFLAYFGGFLTWALRWHVLIESLGLEVRFRDTLAALFIGVLFNNITPGARGGGEAARVYYLVKRSSSTYGQIFATVTADRVLDLLPVMAMLLFSAGYVYTKGVTSLFAVVLVLTLVLAALTGVATLIITSERRMKKTLYWLFGILLRLIPSRVKKYEEKFNRAVDVNIPHFTGALKIVIRDRRAFALSTLYSFITWFFVVLRNYLVFLSLGYHISFLDVMAVQMIATAVGLISVIPGGAGLIEATTSGAYVVLGVTREMAVTSSIVDRIISFWLPLVIGMILMSYLGLKPKTARTSS, from the coding sequence ATGGACTGGAGGAAGCTCCTTCCGTTTATGGCTGCCGTTGTGGTTATAGCCCTGCTCGTCTGGTGGGCTGGAGCGGAGGGCGTCGCTGAGGTACTGAAGAGAAGCGACGTTGTGATGCTCCTCCTGGCGTTTCTGGCTTACTTCGGGGGCTTCCTCACGTGGGCCCTCCGGTGGCACGTTTTGATAGAGAGCCTCGGGCTTGAAGTCCGGTTCAGGGATACGCTCGCGGCCCTGTTCATAGGAGTGCTCTTCAACAACATAACCCCCGGCGCTAGGGGCGGAGGTGAGGCCGCTAGGGTTTACTACCTCGTGAAGCGTTCCAGTTCAACCTACGGCCAGATCTTCGCGACGGTTACGGCTGACAGGGTTCTCGACCTTCTCCCTGTTATGGCGATGCTCCTCTTTTCGGCCGGCTACGTCTACACCAAGGGCGTCACGAGTCTATTTGCTGTGGTTCTGGTTCTGACCCTTGTTCTGGCTGCCCTCACGGGAGTGGCGACCCTGATAATAACCAGCGAGCGCAGGATGAAAAAGACCCTTTACTGGCTCTTCGGAATACTACTCCGCCTGATACCCTCGAGGGTCAAGAAGTACGAGGAGAAGTTCAACAGGGCCGTGGACGTGAACATACCCCACTTTACTGGGGCCCTTAAGATCGTCATTCGCGACAGGAGGGCCTTTGCCCTTTCGACGTTGTACTCGTTCATTACTTGGTTCTTCGTGGTGCTCAGGAATTACCTGGTTTTCCTCAGCCTCGGCTATCATATAAGCTTCCTCGACGTCATGGCTGTGCAGATGATAGCCACTGCCGTGGGGCTGATCAGCGTCATACCCGGGGGAGCTGGTCTCATAGAGGCTACGACCTCCGGTGCCTACGTTGTTCTCGGAGTCACGAGGGAGATGGCGGTAACGTCTAGCATAGTTGACAGGATAATATCCTTCTGGCTCCCCCTGGTTATCGGGATGATCCTGATGAGCTACCTTGGCCTCAAGCCGAAAACTGCTAGAACCTCCTCTTGA
- a CDS encoding RsmB/NOP family class I SAM-dependent RNA methyltransferase, whose protein sequence is MGYEEAFPPELREYYGRLFGSEAEEIMASLRTPVEKYYIRVNTLKTSRSKLMSILRKEGLKPKRSPYLGEGIYFEREGPNFDDDYEPGLPVVRANKFAAESVYQGAMLYAPGVLQADKRIKPGDEVEIRDPRGLLVGIGIARMSAKEMVISTRGLAVEVTLPKFKLPSLSELESFKEGLFYAQSLPSMVVARVLEPSEEELIIDMAAAPGGKTSHIAQLMQNRGEIIALDKSKNRLKKMEMELERLGVKNVKLIHMDSRKLPELGIEADKILLDAPCTALGIRPKLWESRTPKEIEATARYQRHFINAAIKSLRRGGVLVYSTCTLSYEENEANVKYMLGKGLKLEEQSVFIGSHGIGVDDVQRFYPNRHLTQGFFIARFRKG, encoded by the coding sequence ATGGGCTACGAAGAAGCGTTTCCGCCGGAACTGCGTGAGTATTATGGGAGGCTCTTTGGAAGCGAGGCGGAGGAGATAATGGCCTCGCTGAGAACTCCGGTGGAGAAGTACTACATAAGGGTGAACACCCTCAAGACGAGCCGCTCAAAGCTCATGAGCATCCTGAGAAAGGAGGGCCTGAAGCCGAAGAGGAGCCCCTACCTCGGGGAGGGGATTTACTTCGAGAGGGAAGGCCCGAACTTCGACGATGACTACGAGCCAGGCCTGCCCGTGGTGAGGGCAAACAAGTTCGCCGCTGAGAGCGTCTACCAGGGGGCCATGCTCTACGCCCCGGGGGTTCTTCAGGCGGACAAGAGGATAAAGCCCGGGGACGAGGTTGAAATCAGGGATCCAAGGGGACTCTTGGTTGGAATCGGAATAGCGAGGATGAGCGCCAAGGAGATGGTGATTTCAACGAGGGGCCTGGCCGTCGAGGTGACCCTGCCGAAGTTCAAGCTGCCGAGTTTGAGCGAGCTGGAGAGCTTTAAGGAGGGACTCTTCTACGCCCAGAGTTTGCCATCGATGGTTGTCGCCCGCGTTCTTGAGCCGAGTGAGGAGGAGCTGATCATCGACATGGCGGCGGCGCCTGGAGGAAAGACTTCCCACATCGCCCAGCTGATGCAGAACAGGGGCGAGATAATAGCGCTGGACAAGTCAAAGAACAGGCTGAAGAAGATGGAGATGGAGCTTGAGAGGCTCGGCGTGAAGAACGTCAAATTAATTCATATGGATTCAAGGAAGCTCCCGGAGCTCGGAATCGAGGCCGACAAAATCCTCCTCGATGCCCCCTGCACGGCCCTCGGGATAAGGCCGAAGCTCTGGGAGAGCAGGACGCCGAAGGAGATAGAGGCCACTGCAAGATACCAGCGGCACTTCATAAACGCCGCCATAAAGTCCCTGAGGAGGGGCGGCGTTCTGGTTTACTCAACCTGCACGCTGAGCTACGAGGAGAACGAGGCCAACGTGAAGTACATGCTAGGAAAAGGGTTAAAGCTCGAGGAGCAGAGCGTTTTCATAGGCTCCCACGGTATCGGCGTTGATGACGTCCAGAGGTTCTATCCCAACAGGCATCTGACGCAGGGCTTCTTCATAGCGAGGTTCAGGAAGGGGTGA
- a CDS encoding DUF3201 domain-containing protein yields MGVNVGEMHEFLNRIWTDIFTLNDELKKELGPLGFKVEDVEEVFGAYIFLNGEWRQMSYPHPAFEIKPGIEVGATPESYYFVVAVPKEKVSENFVGLFLEIFPRSFIYGSENFLNDLYNWRRDGRVSPTEILKKIEESEERVFQFEANFGSAKALKQGIMRLIDLGKRFEIFDL; encoded by the coding sequence ATGGGGGTTAACGTTGGAGAGATGCACGAGTTCCTCAATCGTATCTGGACGGACATCTTCACGCTCAACGATGAACTCAAGAAGGAATTGGGCCCACTCGGCTTCAAAGTCGAGGACGTTGAGGAGGTCTTCGGTGCGTACATCTTTCTGAACGGCGAGTGGAGGCAGATGAGCTATCCTCATCCTGCCTTCGAGATAAAGCCCGGGATCGAGGTCGGCGCGACGCCTGAGAGCTACTATTTCGTCGTTGCAGTTCCCAAGGAGAAGGTAAGCGAGAACTTCGTGGGGCTCTTCCTGGAGATATTCCCGCGTAGCTTCATCTACGGAAGCGAGAACTTCCTCAACGATCTCTACAACTGGAGGAGGGACGGAAGGGTTTCCCCGACGGAAATACTGAAGAAGATCGAGGAAAGCGAAGAGAGGGTATTCCAGTTCGAGGCTAACTTTGGATCGGCAAAGGCTCTAAAGCAGGGGATAATGAGGCTCATAGACCTCGGAAAGCGCTTTGAAATCTTTGACCTCTGA
- a CDS encoding DUF257 family protein, translating into MRFRDYLGKIREGESVLIEHTSLSPYHTLLLSIGEFYGWERLLLVDTLDSAASLVRTLHLSGTDIPGDVAHIKVGGSFSWGRVILKVNPHKDPGIFLSRFVYTLREYYSKNSDVVTLILNPERLVSLYNNDPNFILTVANLAAVFLGTPLRRTFYFFNRETGNARYLSLLEEAFTRVLRVQDDGKILVVKSPDLEEEGALLEVP; encoded by the coding sequence ATGAGGTTCCGGGACTACCTCGGGAAGATACGGGAAGGGGAGAGCGTCCTGATTGAGCACACGTCACTCTCACCGTACCATACTCTCTTGTTGTCCATTGGGGAGTTCTATGGGTGGGAACGGCTTCTCCTAGTCGACACTTTGGATTCCGCGGCATCCTTGGTTAGGACCCTCCATCTCTCTGGAACTGATATTCCTGGAGACGTGGCGCACATCAAGGTCGGGGGCAGTTTCTCTTGGGGCAGGGTTATCCTAAAGGTTAACCCCCATAAGGATCCTGGGATATTCCTCAGCAGGTTCGTCTATACTCTGAGGGAGTACTACTCGAAGAACAGCGACGTGGTTACGCTGATTCTGAATCCGGAGAGGCTGGTATCACTCTACAACAACGACCCGAACTTCATACTCACGGTGGCCAACTTGGCCGCGGTATTTTTGGGAACTCCTCTCAGAAGGACGTTCTATTTCTTTAACAGAGAGACAGGCAACGCGAGGTACCTCTCGTTGCTGGAGGAGGCGTTCACAAGGGTGCTCAGGGTTCAGGACGATGGTAAGATCCTCGTTGTCAAATCCCCCGACCTGGAGGAGGAAGGGGCACTCCTTGAAGTTCCGTGA
- a CDS encoding DUF257 family protein, which yields MVDPIDVLIEKETAIALLEYGPTDHPERVFARIVEGWKKRGINPFIVDIFDTLHLFVQNLKFAGVSLDVSSAPVVKVKGSASVGNVLGTIDVVDDFEYHIAVYSRLVRNVPDESRNHAIVLGLEKFVFPFLDDRSKLESYFEAITRKYLPLFDKVSILFLNVGVASEYLIKGLEQDSDYVLRVRRGEVEPVKLWGGEV from the coding sequence TTGGTTGATCCCATTGATGTTCTGATTGAAAAAGAAACTGCTATCGCTCTTTTGGAGTACGGCCCCACCGATCATCCTGAGAGGGTTTTCGCGAGGATCGTCGAGGGCTGGAAGAAGAGGGGCATAAACCCGTTTATAGTGGATATATTTGACACTCTCCACTTATTCGTTCAGAACCTTAAGTTTGCGGGTGTTTCCCTCGACGTTTCCAGTGCTCCTGTGGTGAAGGTTAAGGGCTCCGCCAGTGTTGGGAACGTTCTTGGGACCATTGACGTGGTAGACGACTTCGAGTACCACATTGCGGTCTATTCGAGACTCGTAAGAAACGTCCCGGATGAGAGCAGGAACCACGCGATAGTCCTGGGGCTGGAGAAGTTCGTCTTCCCCTTCCTTGATGACCGTTCCAAGCTTGAGAGCTATTTTGAGGCAATCACCAGGAAGTATCTACCTTTGTTTGACAAAGTCAGCATCCTGTTCCTTAACGTAGGCGTGGCCTCGGAGTATCTGATCAAAGGGCTCGAGCAGGACTCGGATTACGTTCTCCGTGTGAGGAGGGGAGAGGTCGAGCCGGTGAAGTTGTGGGGTGGGGAGGTATGA
- a CDS encoding NAD(P)/FAD-dependent oxidoreductase — protein sequence MVQANGSGKAYDVVIIGAGPAGLFAAYELAEKSDFRVLVIDEGGDVDQRTCPMYELGYCIGCQPCHIMSGVGGAGGLSDGTINLRPDIGGDLSELTNDENYAWQLVWEVDQIFLRHKSPKNLFKGDPEQVRYWEQRAAQAGVKFIPIIQRHIGSDRTPEVIGDIKRHLEGKGVEFLLWTKALEFGKGWVKVRKGRDVFEINTRYIIVAPGRGGADWFHDVAQRIGLKARHGPIDVGVRVEVPAIVMEPITSINHDPKFHIYTDTYDDFVRTFCTNPNGFVVEERYDGYVGVNGHSMHEKKSNNTNFAFLSRIELTEPVEDTTAYGRSIAQLATTIGGGKPLIQRLGDLRRGRRSTWTRIRRSDVEPTLKHVTPGDIAMALPHRIVTNIIEGLEKLDRVLPGVASDHTLLYAPEIKYYAMRAEVNENLETSIEGIFAAGDGAGLSRDIVNAAATGILAARGILKKEGLYTEKDFRKPGNWRRRVEGLEAD from the coding sequence ATGGTTCAGGCGAACGGTTCTGGAAAGGCATACGACGTTGTGATTATTGGAGCCGGTCCGGCGGGGCTTTTTGCGGCCTACGAACTCGCGGAAAAGAGCGATTTTAGGGTTCTGGTGATCGATGAAGGCGGGGACGTTGACCAGCGCACCTGCCCCATGTACGAGCTCGGCTACTGTATAGGCTGCCAGCCCTGCCACATAATGAGCGGCGTCGGCGGCGCGGGTGGATTGAGCGACGGCACGATAAACCTCCGCCCGGACATAGGCGGCGATCTGAGCGAACTGACCAACGACGAGAACTACGCCTGGCAGCTCGTCTGGGAGGTTGATCAGATTTTTCTGAGGCACAAATCCCCGAAGAACCTCTTCAAGGGTGATCCCGAGCAGGTTCGCTACTGGGAGCAGAGGGCGGCCCAGGCTGGGGTGAAGTTCATCCCCATAATCCAGAGGCACATAGGCTCGGACAGAACGCCGGAAGTTATAGGCGACATAAAAAGGCATCTTGAGGGCAAAGGAGTCGAGTTCCTCCTCTGGACGAAGGCCCTTGAGTTCGGGAAGGGCTGGGTCAAGGTCAGGAAGGGGAGGGACGTCTTTGAAATCAACACTAGATACATCATCGTCGCCCCCGGAAGGGGAGGGGCCGACTGGTTCCACGACGTTGCCCAGAGGATCGGGCTGAAGGCCAGACACGGGCCGATCGACGTCGGCGTCCGCGTTGAGGTTCCAGCCATAGTAATGGAGCCGATAACGAGCATAAACCACGACCCCAAGTTCCACATCTACACCGACACCTACGACGACTTCGTGAGAACCTTCTGCACCAACCCGAACGGCTTCGTAGTTGAGGAGCGCTACGACGGCTACGTCGGTGTTAACGGCCACTCCATGCACGAGAAGAAGAGCAACAACACCAACTTCGCCTTCCTGAGCAGGATAGAGCTTACAGAGCCGGTTGAGGACACAACGGCCTACGGGAGGAGCATAGCACAGCTGGCAACGACGATAGGCGGCGGAAAGCCCCTCATCCAGAGGCTCGGCGACCTGAGGCGCGGAAGGAGGAGCACGTGGACGCGGATAAGGAGGAGCGACGTTGAGCCGACCCTGAAGCACGTTACCCCTGGGGACATTGCTATGGCCCTCCCGCACCGCATTGTCACCAACATAATAGAGGGCCTTGAGAAGCTCGACAGGGTTCTCCCGGGCGTTGCCAGCGACCACACGTTGCTCTACGCCCCCGAGATCAAGTACTACGCGATGCGCGCCGAGGTCAATGAGAACCTTGAAACCAGCATAGAGGGAATCTTCGCCGCCGGGGACGGAGCCGGCTTGAGCAGGGACATCGTCAACGCGGCCGCGACGGGCATCCTGGCCGCGAGGGGAATACTCAAAAAGGAAGGCCTCTACACCGAGAAGGACTTCAGGAAGCCTGGGAACTGGAGGAGAAGGGTAGAGGGGCTCGAAGCGGATTAG
- a CDS encoding CBS domain-containing protein, whose amino-acid sequence MEGVSGVPKAKATKAKKIHLIHSKRRLLMVQRREELSYNIRYISKVPVGLVMDREFLTLHPGDPLSKLVQDLKGEESSAVVVDSEGKLLGFVTMKDLLNFFSPPKRYSVVGVNLLKKYSINRASRVGDIMVKKPITIHVNENLGRAIQIMLETGKHHLPVVDDKNRVHGVLEIKDIIRLIRIVSY is encoded by the coding sequence ATGGAAGGCGTTTCAGGTGTCCCCAAGGCAAAAGCTACCAAAGCCAAAAAGATCCATCTCATCCACAGCAAAAGACGCCTCCTGATGGTCCAGAGGAGGGAGGAGCTGAGCTACAACATCCGCTACATCTCCAAAGTTCCGGTGGGCCTCGTGATGGACAGGGAGTTTCTGACTCTCCATCCAGGGGATCCCCTTTCCAAACTCGTTCAGGATCTAAAGGGAGAAGAAAGCTCCGCAGTTGTCGTTGATTCAGAAGGAAAGCTTCTGGGCTTTGTAACAATGAAAGATCTGCTCAACTTCTTTTCACCACCGAAGAGGTACTCCGTTGTCGGGGTTAACCTCCTCAAAAAATACTCAATTAACAGGGCCTCCAGAGTCGGGGACATCATGGTAAAAAAGCCGATAACGATTCACGTTAATGAGAACCTTGGAAGGGCTATTCAAATAATGCTGGAAACGGGAAAACATCACCTCCCTGTGGTCGACGACAAAAACCGTGTTCACGGCGTCCTTGAGATCAAGGACATTATCCGGCTCATACGCATAGTGTCGTACTGA
- a CDS encoding cation:proton antiporter: MDVFLELALILIVAKLFGYLTVRLGFPAALGQLIGGMLIGPSILGIVSYDEGVRLLAELGVVMLLFLAGLETDVEEFKHVGIPAFIVASMGVLIPFILGYLGALVWGYPHVQALFLGGVLTATSVGLTTSILMEMKKLRTRVGTTILAAAVVDDVLGIIVLTILVGINTRGSVYAKDLLIILGEVAVYFLLGLLVGTPAVKEALKASEKITLPETVTAMAIAIMLIFAYLAEQFQIAGITGAYLAGILVATTEEARKVTDKTVTIGYSLFIPIFLVSIGIESDVRILTTAGTFALVYALLAIIGKIIGCGLGAVFAKFKPIEALQVGVGMVPRMEVALIMANVALQERVFNRGTFAIPVTMVVVTTIVTPFLLKWAFSKE; encoded by the coding sequence ATGGACGTGTTCCTTGAGCTCGCGCTGATACTAATAGTCGCTAAGCTGTTTGGATACCTCACCGTTCGCCTTGGCTTTCCAGCGGCCCTCGGTCAGCTCATTGGGGGTATGCTCATAGGCCCCTCCATCCTGGGCATCGTCTCCTACGACGAGGGCGTCAGGCTCCTCGCAGAGCTCGGCGTTGTCATGCTCCTGTTTTTAGCCGGCCTTGAGACCGACGTGGAGGAGTTCAAGCACGTTGGAATCCCGGCTTTCATAGTCGCATCAATGGGCGTCCTCATCCCATTTATTCTCGGATACCTCGGTGCGCTCGTCTGGGGCTATCCACACGTTCAGGCCCTCTTTCTCGGCGGCGTTCTCACCGCGACGAGCGTTGGATTGACGACCAGCATTCTAATGGAGATGAAGAAGCTCAGGACGAGAGTCGGGACGACGATTTTAGCCGCTGCCGTCGTTGACGACGTCCTCGGCATAATCGTTCTGACGATCTTGGTGGGAATAAACACGCGCGGGAGCGTCTACGCCAAGGATCTCCTCATAATCCTCGGAGAAGTAGCCGTTTACTTCCTCCTTGGACTCCTCGTCGGAACCCCGGCAGTTAAAGAGGCCCTGAAAGCCTCGGAAAAGATAACCCTGCCCGAGACGGTAACGGCCATGGCCATAGCCATCATGCTCATCTTCGCCTATTTGGCAGAGCAGTTCCAGATAGCGGGGATAACCGGGGCATATTTGGCAGGAATACTCGTGGCGACTACTGAAGAGGCCAGGAAAGTTACCGATAAAACTGTAACAATAGGCTACTCCCTCTTCATCCCGATATTCCTCGTGAGCATCGGAATAGAAAGCGACGTCAGGATCCTCACCACAGCCGGAACCTTCGCCCTAGTTTACGCTCTGCTCGCCATAATCGGCAAGATAATAGGCTGTGGTCTAGGTGCGGTTTTCGCGAAGTTTAAGCCTATTGAGGCCCTCCAGGTCGGTGTCGGCATGGTTCCGAGGATGGAGGTTGCCCTCATCATGGCCAACGTCGCCCTCCAGGAGCGGGTCTTCAACAGGGGCACCTTTGCGATTCCCGTCACAATGGTGGTGGTAACAACGATCGTAACGCCGTTCCTTCTGAAGTGGGCGTTTTCGAAGGAGTAG
- a CDS encoding cation:proton antiporter, translating to MEILLLIAIMLATAKVMGYLFEKIGQPVVLGQIFGGLLIGVFFDTNPVIGQFSNLGVLLLLFIAGLESELEEFRRVGKQSVFVAGIGVIVAFLLGFGVAYFFVPFHEAVLYGAMMTPTSVSITVKVLMELRKLNTREGTTILAAAVVDDVLGILVLTVAISIIGGGSINYSSLAEVVVSVSLLLFFFIYFGPGMADKTFRYISKIDLPESETAFALVFLIVFAYLAEHLNLASILGAYLTGLALGQIPKKKAIMDHMNVLGYSLFIPLFFVEVGMRIELSYILHAGLFAVLYTTAAVVSKIIGCGLGAKLGGFDWAASLRIGVGMIPRMGVELAMLAVAMSSGIIGGDALTVAILMVFTTTIITPPLLKVLYSR from the coding sequence ATGGAGATACTGCTCCTGATAGCTATAATGCTCGCAACCGCGAAGGTAATGGGGTACCTCTTTGAAAAAATTGGTCAGCCCGTTGTTCTGGGTCAGATATTCGGGGGCCTTTTGATAGGCGTCTTCTTTGACACGAACCCCGTAATCGGCCAGTTCTCTAACCTAGGAGTTCTGCTTCTCCTCTTCATAGCCGGGCTTGAGAGCGAGCTTGAGGAGTTCAGGAGGGTTGGAAAGCAGAGCGTCTTTGTGGCCGGAATCGGCGTCATCGTTGCATTTCTCCTCGGGTTCGGAGTTGCGTACTTCTTCGTCCCGTTCCATGAGGCGGTCCTTTACGGTGCTATGATGACGCCGACGAGCGTGAGCATAACCGTAAAGGTGCTCATGGAGCTGAGGAAGCTGAACACGCGCGAGGGGACGACGATTTTGGCTGCCGCAGTTGTTGATGACGTCCTTGGAATCCTCGTGCTCACCGTTGCCATCTCTATAATTGGAGGAGGTTCCATCAACTACTCCAGTCTTGCGGAGGTGGTGGTCTCAGTCTCCCTTCTCCTGTTCTTCTTTATCTACTTCGGCCCAGGGATGGCGGATAAAACCTTCCGCTACATCTCAAAAATCGACCTCCCAGAGAGCGAGACCGCCTTCGCCCTCGTCTTCCTGATAGTCTTCGCCTACCTCGCGGAGCATCTCAATTTGGCCTCAATACTTGGGGCTTACCTTACCGGCCTTGCACTCGGGCAGATTCCAAAGAAGAAGGCGATAATGGATCACATGAACGTCCTCGGCTACTCACTCTTCATACCGCTCTTCTTCGTCGAGGTCGGCATGAGGATAGAACTGTCCTACATACTCCACGCGGGCCTTTTCGCGGTTCTTTACACCACTGCGGCGGTCGTTAGCAAGATAATCGGCTGCGGACTCGGAGCAAAACTGGGCGGCTTCGACTGGGCCGCTTCCCTCAGGATAGGGGTGGGGATGATACCGAGGATGGGTGTCGAGCTGGCAATGCTAGCGGTCGCGATGTCGAGTGGAATAATAGGTGGGGATGCCCTCACAGTGGCGATTCTCATGGTCTTCACGACGACGATAATAACGCCGCCTCTCCTCAAGGTGCTCTACTCAAGATAG
- a CDS encoding MarC family protein — protein MSLITTVLSSALLMLIMIDPSDKILLVSFLREDFGIEDIKALIIRANLIGFLLLASFAVAGQIILQEIFHIDINALKVAGGFVLFKIGLEALEGGGMFTLKRERDILALAAVPVAMPLIAGPAAITAVITLTAEYGYLVSLSATAIAIALVAVSMFIALYMMKSVNKTFLSVTIRIIGLFIMAIGAQMMVEGVVGIYLLMVSTA, from the coding sequence ATGAGCCTAATAACCACGGTGCTGAGTTCCGCACTGCTGATGCTCATCATGATAGACCCGAGCGATAAGATACTTCTGGTCAGCTTCCTCCGAGAGGACTTCGGGATAGAGGACATAAAAGCCCTTATAATCCGGGCCAACCTCATCGGATTCCTTCTCCTGGCCAGCTTTGCCGTTGCAGGCCAGATAATCCTCCAGGAGATATTTCACATCGATATAAACGCTCTGAAGGTTGCGGGAGGCTTTGTTCTGTTCAAGATAGGTCTTGAGGCCCTGGAAGGCGGAGGAATGTTCACCCTCAAGAGGGAGAGGGACATCCTCGCTTTAGCGGCCGTTCCAGTTGCAATGCCCCTCATAGCGGGCCCCGCCGCGATAACCGCTGTGATAACCCTGACGGCAGAGTACGGGTATCTGGTTTCCCTTTCGGCAACCGCGATAGCGATAGCCCTGGTTGCAGTCTCAATGTTCATAGCCCTCTACATGATGAAATCCGTGAACAAGACCTTCCTCAGTGTGACCATCAGGATAATAGGCCTCTTCATCATGGCAATAGGTGCCCAGATGATGGTTGAGGGGGTCGTCGGCATCTACCTCCTCATGGTGTCCACAGCTTAG